From a single Sinomonas atrocyanea genomic region:
- a CDS encoding RecQ family ATP-dependent DNA helicase, with translation MEDTTGALRRIAREAFGIETWREGQFEAVRAAAEGRDVLAVMPTGHGKSAIYQVPGAVLPGVTVVVSPLVALQADQARALDAALGDGTAVVLNSMVRAPAERAAWEALAAGTARFVFLAPEQLAREETVSRLAELEPRLFVVDEAHCVSAWGHDFRPDYLVLQDVRRRLGSPPAIALTATASPHTRAEIVERLGLADPLVLVQSFDRPEIELRVQRHESEDGKRAAVLSQVASLDGPGLVYVATRRESEELAAALAGKGLAAAAYHSGLRAADRASVHARFLEGSPGEQLDVVVATTAFGMGIDKPDVRFVVHADIPDSLDSYYQEIGRAGRDGGAALAVLHYRPEDLGLKRFFAGGHVPEDQVASVFEAVRALGPARAATLRERTGLSPRAQSRILNLLVHSGSVHAGRSGYRASGGVGSGDAVSRARAEEESRQRVDASRIEMARGYAETDGCRRHWLLNYFGEDAPSWCGTCDRCEEDGSREQAREHEANVPEGWSMQDPVRHRDWGAGLVMGVESDRITVLFDSVGYKELALSAIDGDERLLVHAEHA, from the coding sequence GCACGGCAAGTCGGCGATCTACCAGGTGCCCGGAGCGGTGCTGCCGGGCGTGACCGTGGTGGTCAGCCCGCTGGTCGCGCTGCAGGCGGATCAGGCCCGGGCCCTCGACGCCGCGCTCGGCGACGGCACCGCCGTCGTGCTCAACTCGATGGTGCGGGCACCGGCTGAACGGGCCGCGTGGGAGGCCCTCGCCGCCGGCACGGCCCGCTTCGTGTTCCTGGCGCCGGAGCAGCTCGCGCGCGAGGAGACGGTCTCGCGCCTCGCCGAGCTGGAGCCGAGGCTGTTCGTGGTGGACGAGGCCCACTGCGTCTCGGCGTGGGGACACGACTTCCGTCCCGACTACCTCGTGCTCCAGGACGTGCGCCGCCGCCTGGGCAGCCCGCCCGCGATCGCCCTCACGGCCACGGCCTCGCCCCACACGCGCGCCGAGATCGTCGAGCGGCTCGGCCTGGCCGACCCGCTGGTCCTCGTCCAGAGCTTCGACCGGCCCGAGATCGAGCTGCGGGTCCAGCGGCACGAGAGCGAGGACGGCAAGCGCGCCGCCGTGCTCAGCCAGGTCGCCTCGCTCGACGGCCCCGGCCTCGTGTACGTCGCCACCCGGAGGGAGAGCGAGGAGCTCGCCGCAGCGCTCGCCGGCAAAGGGCTGGCCGCGGCCGCCTACCATTCCGGCCTCCGGGCCGCAGACCGCGCATCGGTCCATGCCCGGTTCCTCGAGGGGAGCCCGGGGGAGCAGCTCGACGTCGTCGTGGCCACGACCGCGTTCGGGATGGGGATCGACAAGCCCGACGTCCGGTTCGTGGTCCACGCCGACATCCCGGACTCCCTGGACAGCTACTACCAGGAGATCGGGCGCGCGGGCAGGGACGGCGGGGCTGCCCTCGCAGTCCTGCACTACCGGCCCGAAGACCTGGGGCTCAAGCGGTTCTTCGCCGGCGGCCACGTGCCCGAGGACCAGGTGGCGAGCGTGTTCGAGGCCGTCCGGGCTCTGGGTCCGGCCCGGGCGGCCACCCTCCGGGAGCGCACCGGCCTGTCGCCGCGCGCCCAGTCCCGCATCCTGAACCTGCTCGTGCACAGCGGGAGCGTGCACGCGGGGCGGTCCGGGTACCGCGCGTCGGGCGGCGTCGGCTCCGGGGACGCGGTCAGCCGGGCGCGCGCCGAGGAGGAGTCCCGGCAGCGCGTCGACGCCTCCCGCATCGAGATGGCCCGGGGCTACGCGGAGACGGACGGCTGCCGCCGCCACTGGCTCCTGAACTACTTCGGCGAGGATGCCCCGTCCTGGTGCGGGACCTGCGACCGCTGCGAAGAGGACGGGAGCAGGGAACAGGCCCGCGAGCACGAGGCCAACGTCCCGGAGGGCTGGTCGATGCAGGACCCCGTCCGCCACCGGGACTGGGGCGCCGGCCTGGTGATGGGGGTCGAGTCGGACAGGATCACGGTGCTCTTCGACTCCGTCGGATACAAGGAGCTCGCCCTCTCGGCCATCGACGGGGATGAGCGGCTGCTGGTCCACGCCGAACACGCCTGA